Proteins from one Tautonia rosea genomic window:
- a CDS encoding nuclear transport factor 2 family protein: MGLSDGNAFLDQLVTIFRLGSTAPISVEHEELVGRVQALYACIIRGDFAALGELMTEDVCLDIDAPSMPAFHGTTHGRAEVLAVIERNFAQVGEQVPKVHEVVVQGETVVVLCRESGQVMPDGQPYVLSWLQFFTFREGRLSLIRERIS, encoded by the coding sequence ATGGGCCTGTCCGACGGAAACGCGTTTCTCGATCAGCTTGTGACTATTTTCCGATTGGGCAGCACCGCGCCCATCTCGGTCGAGCACGAGGAGCTGGTCGGGCGAGTCCAGGCCCTTTACGCGTGCATCATTCGGGGAGACTTCGCGGCGTTGGGGGAGTTGATGACCGAGGACGTCTGCCTCGACATCGACGCGCCGTCGATGCCCGCCTTCCACGGGACGACCCACGGCCGGGCCGAGGTCCTTGCCGTCATCGAGCGGAACTTCGCTCAGGTCGGCGAGCAAGTTCCGAAGGTCCACGAGGTGGTTGTCCAGGGAGAGACCGTGGTCGTCCTCTGCCGGGAATCGGGCCAGGTGATGCCCGACGGCCAGCCCTATGTGCTGAGCTGGCTCCAATTCTTCACCTTCCGCGAGGGCCGGCTGAGTTTGATCCGCGAGAGGATCTCCTGA
- a CDS encoding BON domain-containing protein, which translates to MKMLNHQGAWLAALALIGTASTAEAQILRPEGPAEQVGQVVGGALDTAGRAVERSLRTAFSRTRGAVESMEVTSRVYSRLLWEKELTGSRFVIDARPGGVVILRGSVPTPEAADRAAALAISTVGVSRVFNELVAPEGTTTTVLPGSTTDRPLGELRSEPILEPLPRTEPQPNPGAEPGLEPLRRSEPRQAPEPETPVEPTPSIRPPLPTP; encoded by the coding sequence ATGAAAATGCTCAACCATCAGGGAGCCTGGCTGGCGGCTCTGGCCTTGATCGGGACGGCGTCGACCGCCGAGGCTCAAATCCTTCGACCCGAAGGGCCGGCGGAACAGGTCGGGCAGGTCGTCGGTGGCGCGCTCGACACGGCGGGCCGGGCGGTCGAGCGGAGCTTGCGAACTGCCTTCTCCCGGACCCGAGGCGCGGTCGAGTCGATGGAGGTGACCTCCCGCGTCTACAGCCGGTTGCTCTGGGAGAAGGAGTTGACCGGCAGCCGGTTCGTCATCGACGCCCGGCCCGGCGGAGTGGTGATTCTCCGGGGGAGCGTGCCCACCCCCGAGGCGGCGGATCGGGCCGCGGCGCTGGCCATTTCGACCGTCGGTGTCTCGCGGGTCTTTAACGAACTGGTTGCGCCGGAGGGGACCACCACGACCGTTCTGCCCGGCTCCACAACCGACCGTCCCCTTGGGGAACTGCGCTCCGAACCGATCTTGGAACCGCTGCCCCGCACCGAGCCGCAGCCGAATCCCGGAGCCGAGCCAGGTCTGGAACCGCTGCGACGTTCCGAGCCTCGGCAGGCCCCCGAGCCCGAGACTCCGGTCGAGCCGACCCCGTCCATCCGCCCTCCGCTGCCGACCCCCTGA
- a CDS encoding DUF1559 family PulG-like putative transporter, with product MRTVCKTGDRRKGLSMIELLVVVGVMAILAALLLSAVMSAREAARRAQCQSQLRQLALALQTYHGTFEAFPLGMTLGHDPRWMNPDAPPFPDESFLVAVLPFIEQQPAYDAINHGLWIVSAENTTIHAFRLRTFACPSDPGAGEAFPIGTFGASPPYTTPESRSSRFSYVGNLGAVAVELLNAPDPDRPVDRRLREQVNGLITFDPVRIASITDGLSQTMLLSERAVGPIMEGDDPYFHGFARWYLGSRYQTLFTTTAPPNGSLDENPHIALDSASSLHRGGVLVAMTDGSVRFVSETINSWAIDPASGPSGAVLEPGGWWRDLPTPGVWQALATRSGGEVITDNSY from the coding sequence ATGAGAACCGTCTGCAAGACAGGGGATCGGCGCAAAGGCCTTTCGATGATCGAATTGCTGGTGGTCGTCGGGGTGATGGCCATTTTGGCCGCCCTGCTGCTGTCGGCGGTGATGTCGGCCCGGGAAGCGGCCCGGCGGGCGCAGTGCCAGAGTCAACTGAGGCAACTAGCCCTGGCCTTGCAGACCTATCACGGGACATTCGAGGCGTTCCCGCTGGGGATGACCCTTGGCCACGATCCGAGGTGGATGAACCCCGATGCGCCTCCGTTCCCGGACGAGAGCTTCCTCGTCGCCGTGCTCCCCTTCATCGAGCAGCAACCGGCCTACGACGCGATCAACCACGGGCTCTGGATCGTCTCGGCGGAGAACACGACGATCCACGCCTTCCGCCTGAGGACCTTTGCCTGCCCGAGCGATCCCGGCGCGGGCGAGGCGTTCCCAATCGGCACCTTCGGCGCGTCTCCCCCGTACACGACCCCGGAGTCGCGATCGTCGCGCTTCAGCTACGTCGGGAACCTCGGCGCTGTGGCCGTGGAGCTGCTGAATGCGCCGGATCCCGACCGTCCGGTCGATCGCCGGCTTCGGGAGCAGGTCAACGGGCTGATCACGTTCGATCCCGTGCGGATCGCCTCGATTACGGATGGCCTGAGCCAGACGATGCTTCTTTCCGAGCGCGCTGTCGGGCCGATCATGGAAGGCGACGACCCGTATTTCCACGGCTTCGCCCGCTGGTATCTGGGCTCGCGGTACCAGACCCTCTTCACCACAACCGCCCCGCCCAACGGGTCACTCGATGAGAATCCGCACATCGCCCTCGACTCGGCTTCAAGCCTTCACCGTGGGGGCGTGCTGGTGGCGATGACCGACGGATCGGTCCGCTTCGTCTCGGAAACGATCAACTCCTGGGCAATTGACCCGGCCTCGGGCCCCTCCGGCGCCGTCCTGGAACCGGGCGGCTGGTGGCGCGACCTCCCCACGCCCGGCGTCTGGCAGGCGCTTGCGACCCGAAGCGGTGGCGAGGTGATTACCGACAACTCGTATTGA
- a CDS encoding sulfotransferase family 2 domain-containing protein has product MQPGFRQPYLWLHIKKTAGTSLHRALGHHYWSPPEPQGWKGVYVPSFLQVETIYWNSVLNRFRTPLGDLMFKKMYYAKQYLYKNFDDIKSFVVVREPVDRCLSMYWYLYREALGNSLRSTPESLPAKVIRKLLRKTKTFDHVQGLERFLETIRELRTDPWKSIHVATHSASVWDDVTDPNGRVLVTDFIKMEHLKEGVERFFQPIAESSVEIQLEHLRASNRNRSQDVSIVSPKAMQQIKELFGRDFELYDSAR; this is encoded by the coding sequence GTGCAACCCGGATTCCGGCAACCCTACCTCTGGTTGCATATCAAGAAGACCGCGGGCACGTCGCTTCACCGGGCGCTGGGGCACCATTACTGGAGCCCACCCGAGCCTCAAGGGTGGAAGGGCGTTTATGTTCCTTCCTTCTTGCAGGTAGAGACGATCTACTGGAACTCGGTCCTCAATCGGTTTCGAACGCCGCTTGGGGATCTCATGTTCAAAAAAATGTATTACGCAAAACAGTATCTGTACAAAAATTTTGACGACATCAAGTCGTTCGTGGTTGTCAGAGAGCCGGTCGATCGTTGTTTGAGTATGTACTGGTATCTCTACCGCGAAGCGCTTGGCAATTCGCTGCGGTCCACTCCCGAGTCGCTCCCCGCGAAGGTCATCCGAAAACTCCTTCGCAAAACGAAGACCTTTGACCATGTCCAAGGATTGGAACGCTTCCTCGAAACGATCCGCGAGCTGCGCACCGACCCCTGGAAGTCCATCCACGTGGCCACTCATTCGGCGTCGGTCTGGGATGACGTGACCGACCCCAATGGCCGCGTGCTCGTCACCGATTTCATCAAGATGGAACATCTGAAAGAGGGAGTCGAACGCTTTTTTCAGCCAATCGCCGAATCCAGCGTCGAAATCCAGCTTGAACACCTACGGGCCTCGAATCGGAACCGAAGTCAAGACGTCTCGATTGTTTCGCCGAAGGCGATGCAGCAGATCAAGGAGCTGTTCGGGCGCGATTTCGAACTATACGACTCTGCACGCTGA
- a CDS encoding bifunctional YncE family protein/alkaline phosphatase family protein, with protein MNERFRMNMISERLACLAFVAAATVVPLAGAVGQEKIEPGQEAVKAIWPGINPDGGVLLPNGWTLKPAGAQVALNGDFPVLMARHPSDPVLAVLFAGYREHEVVTIDTETNRVIGRVALPASFSGLVWSPDGKRLFVGGGFDDLIYRFDHEDGLLSGRVAFRYPGPLVAADPPPEDEQDIRRTGQRVPGGMVLSGDGRTLWVANVWGDTVARFDAETGEFLGETFTGVKTYPYGLAIDEARGRVYASLWGASAVVAIATETGDRIARWPTEEHPNELVLAREGKILYVANANRNTVSVIDTDEGRSLETIGTAIAPDAPSGSTPNALALSPDESVLFVSNANTNHVAVVNVEQPGLSRPMGFLPVGWYPTCVRLSADGKTIYVSNGKGAMSRSNRQGPQPTPGPRPATAEYIGGLFEGTLSVIPMPSPDRMAELTRTVYECSPLDRENPAAVTAERPEGNPIPAKVGEPSPIKYCIYIVKENRTYDQVFGDMPEGNGEPALCLFPEEVTPNHHALAREFVLLDNFYVESEVSADGHEWSMAAYATDFVERTWPLGYRGDRRVPYPSEGNFEISRPAGGYLWDRAREAGISYRSYGEFIRNGPTPDAPGVATVEALEGHFDPFFRSYDLNYPDVKRAERFLEELARFEAEGEMPQLIIIRLPNDHTSGTRVGAPTPRAMVADNDLALGMLVEGVSKSRFWPETAIFVVEDDAQNGPDHVDAHRTVALCISPYTKGTGKDSTMYSTSSMLRTMELILGLEPMSQFDAAARPMYASFRPEPDLRPYDHRPARIDLNEVNLATAWGTELSDRLDLTQEDAADDLLFNEIIWRSVKGADSPMPAPVRSAFVLQVEGEDDDDDEDEDGE; from the coding sequence ATGAACGAACGATTTCGAATGAACATGATTTCCGAACGCCTCGCGTGTTTGGCGTTCGTGGCGGCGGCAACCGTGGTGCCGCTGGCGGGGGCGGTTGGCCAGGAGAAGATCGAGCCCGGCCAGGAGGCGGTGAAGGCGATCTGGCCGGGGATCAACCCGGACGGGGGCGTGCTGCTGCCAAACGGCTGGACCCTGAAGCCCGCGGGCGCTCAGGTGGCGCTGAACGGGGACTTCCCGGTTTTGATGGCGAGGCATCCGAGCGATCCGGTGCTGGCGGTGCTGTTTGCCGGCTACCGCGAGCACGAGGTGGTGACGATCGACACGGAGACGAACCGGGTGATCGGCCGGGTGGCGCTGCCGGCGTCGTTCTCGGGGTTGGTCTGGTCGCCGGACGGGAAAAGGCTGTTTGTCGGCGGTGGGTTCGACGACCTGATCTATCGCTTCGACCACGAAGATGGACTGCTCTCCGGTCGGGTTGCGTTCCGCTACCCTGGTCCGCTGGTGGCGGCCGACCCGCCTCCTGAGGATGAGCAGGACATCCGCCGGACCGGCCAGCGCGTGCCGGGAGGAATGGTTCTGTCGGGAGACGGCCGAACGCTCTGGGTGGCCAACGTCTGGGGAGACACGGTCGCACGGTTCGACGCCGAGACGGGGGAGTTCCTGGGCGAGACCTTCACCGGCGTGAAGACTTATCCGTATGGCCTGGCGATAGACGAGGCTCGGGGGCGCGTCTACGCGAGCCTCTGGGGGGCGTCGGCCGTGGTGGCGATCGCAACCGAGACGGGGGACCGGATCGCGCGCTGGCCGACCGAGGAGCACCCGAACGAGTTGGTGCTGGCGAGGGAAGGGAAGATCCTCTACGTCGCCAACGCGAACCGGAACACGGTGAGCGTGATCGACACCGACGAGGGACGATCGCTGGAGACAATCGGCACGGCGATCGCGCCGGACGCCCCCTCTGGTTCGACCCCAAACGCCCTGGCACTGTCGCCGGACGAGTCGGTGTTGTTCGTTTCGAACGCGAACACGAATCACGTGGCGGTCGTCAACGTAGAGCAGCCGGGCCTGAGCCGGCCGATGGGGTTCCTGCCCGTTGGCTGGTACCCGACCTGCGTGCGGCTCTCGGCAGACGGCAAGACGATTTACGTGAGCAACGGCAAGGGGGCGATGTCGCGGTCGAACCGCCAGGGACCGCAGCCGACCCCGGGCCCGAGGCCGGCGACGGCCGAGTACATCGGCGGATTGTTCGAGGGGACCCTGTCGGTCATCCCGATGCCCTCGCCCGATCGGATGGCCGAGCTGACCCGCACCGTCTACGAGTGCAGCCCACTCGATCGTGAGAACCCAGCGGCCGTCACCGCTGAACGGCCAGAGGGGAACCCGATTCCGGCGAAGGTGGGAGAGCCGTCGCCGATCAAGTACTGTATCTATATCGTGAAAGAAAATCGGACCTATGATCAAGTCTTCGGCGATATGCCCGAAGGCAACGGCGAGCCGGCGCTCTGCCTCTTTCCGGAGGAGGTGACGCCGAACCACCACGCGCTGGCGCGTGAGTTCGTCTTGCTGGACAACTTCTATGTTGAGAGCGAGGTCTCGGCCGACGGGCACGAGTGGTCGATGGCGGCCTACGCCACCGACTTCGTCGAGCGAACCTGGCCGCTCGGCTACCGGGGAGACCGACGCGTGCCGTACCCGTCGGAGGGGAACTTCGAGATCTCCCGGCCGGCCGGCGGCTACCTTTGGGATCGGGCCCGAGAGGCCGGGATCAGCTATCGCTCGTATGGCGAGTTCATCCGCAACGGCCCGACCCCCGACGCCCCGGGAGTCGCCACCGTCGAGGCGCTGGAGGGGCACTTCGACCCCTTCTTCCGCAGCTACGACCTGAACTACCCCGACGTGAAGCGGGCCGAGCGGTTCCTGGAGGAGCTGGCGCGGTTCGAGGCGGAGGGGGAGATGCCGCAACTGATCATCATCCGCTTGCCCAACGATCATACGTCCGGCACTCGGGTGGGCGCTCCCACGCCGAGGGCGATGGTTGCCGACAACGACCTGGCGCTAGGGATGCTCGTTGAGGGGGTGAGCAAGAGCCGGTTCTGGCCGGAGACGGCGATCTTTGTCGTTGAGGACGACGCGCAGAACGGCCCCGACCACGTCGATGCGCACCGGACCGTCGCCCTCTGCATCAGCCCGTATACGAAGGGGACGGGGAAGGACTCGACGATGTATTCCACCTCGTCGATGCTTCGGACGATGGAGCTGATCCTCGGCCTGGAGCCGATGAGCCAGTTCGACGCCGCCGCCCGCCCGATGTATGCCAGCTTCCGGCCCGAGCCGGACCTGCGACCTTATGATCATCGGCCCGCGCGCATTGATCTGAATGAGGTCAACCTTGCCACCGCCTGGGGTACCGAGCTGTCCGACCGGCTTGATCTGACTCAGGAAGACGCCGCCGACGACCTCTTGTTCAACGAGATCATCTGGCGGTCGGTCAAAGGTGCCGATTCCCCCATGCCCGCCCCCGTCCGCTCGGCGTTCGTCCTCCAGGTTGAGGGCGAAGACGACGACGACGACGAGGATGAAGACGGCGAATAA
- a CDS encoding DUF4926 domain-containing protein, which yields MKPSLYDRVALCRDRDDLGLKRGDVATLVDVIPHPSGGEEGAILEVFNTLGESIAVVIVKVSEIETLRADDTPSTEARGKITPPA from the coding sequence ATGAAACCCTCCCTCTACGATCGCGTAGCCCTCTGCCGCGACCGCGACGACCTCGGCCTGAAGCGTGGCGACGTCGCCACCCTCGTGGACGTTATCCCTCATCCCTCCGGAGGGGAGGAGGGTGCCATCCTCGAAGTCTTCAACACCCTGGGCGAGTCGATCGCCGTGGTCATCGTCAAGGTCTCCGAGATCGAAACCCTCCGAGCCGACGATACCCCCTCGACAGAGGCCCGTGGTAAGATCACGCCCCCCGCCTGA
- the rplU gene encoding 50S ribosomal protein L21 yields the protein MYAIFEDGSHQFRVSEGDLVTVDRRDGADGDELTFDKVLLIAGTDGEPTIGTPVVEGAQVVAKVVRQFRDKKIVIRKFRRRKGYRRKRGHRQPFTTVQIVSIKTA from the coding sequence ATGTACGCCATCTTCGAGGACGGTAGCCACCAGTTCCGCGTCAGCGAGGGCGACCTCGTGACCGTCGATCGCCGCGACGGAGCCGACGGCGACGAATTGACCTTCGACAAGGTCCTGCTCATCGCCGGCACCGACGGCGAGCCGACGATCGGCACCCCGGTCGTCGAAGGAGCCCAGGTGGTCGCCAAGGTGGTCCGCCAGTTCCGCGACAAGAAAATTGTCATCCGCAAGTTCCGCCGCCGCAAAGGGTACCGCCGCAAGCGCGGTCACCGTCAGCCCTTCACCACGGTCCAGATCGTCAGCATCAAGACCGCCTGA